A genome region from Streptomyces sp. S4.7 includes the following:
- a CDS encoding pyridoxal phosphate-dependent aminotransferase — translation MSAAIPPTERRVSARVGAISESATLAVDAKAKALKAAGRPVIGFGAGEPDFPTPGYIVEAASEACHNPKYHRYTPAGGLPELKAAIVAKTLRDSGYEIDPAQVLVTNGGKQAIYEAFAAILDPGDEVIVPAPYWTTYPESIRLAGGVPVEVVADETTGYRVSVEQLEAARTERTKVVLFVSPSNPTGAVYSREDTEAIGRWAVSHGLWVMTDEIYEHLVYGDAEFTSLPTVVPELRDKCVVVNGVAKTYAMTGWRVGWIVGPKDVVKAATNLQSHATSNVANVSQAAALAALTGSLDAVDEMRVAFDRRRGTIVRMLNEIDGVVCPEPEGAFYVYPSVKALLGKEIRGKRPESSVDLATLILEEAEVAVVPGEAFGTPGYLRLSYALGDEDLVEGVARLQKLLAEARD, via the coding sequence ATGAGCGCTGCAATCCCTCCGACCGAGCGCCGGGTCTCCGCCCGAGTCGGCGCAATCTCCGAGTCCGCCACCCTCGCTGTCGACGCCAAGGCCAAGGCCCTCAAGGCCGCGGGCCGGCCGGTGATCGGCTTCGGTGCCGGCGAGCCCGACTTCCCGACGCCCGGCTACATCGTCGAGGCCGCGAGCGAGGCCTGCCACAACCCGAAGTACCACCGCTACACCCCGGCCGGCGGGCTCCCCGAGCTCAAGGCCGCCATCGTCGCCAAGACGCTGCGTGACTCCGGCTACGAGATCGACCCCGCCCAGGTCCTGGTGACCAACGGCGGCAAGCAGGCGATCTACGAGGCGTTCGCCGCGATCCTCGACCCGGGCGACGAGGTCATCGTCCCGGCGCCGTACTGGACGACGTACCCCGAGTCGATCCGGCTGGCCGGCGGTGTCCCGGTGGAGGTCGTGGCCGACGAGACCACCGGCTACCGGGTCTCCGTGGAGCAGTTGGAGGCGGCGCGCACGGAGCGTACGAAGGTCGTGCTCTTCGTCTCGCCCTCCAACCCGACCGGCGCCGTCTACAGCCGCGAGGACACCGAGGCCATCGGCCGCTGGGCCGTGTCGCACGGCCTGTGGGTCATGACGGACGAGATCTACGAGCACCTCGTCTACGGGGACGCCGAGTTCACTTCGCTGCCCACGGTCGTGCCGGAGCTGCGCGACAAGTGCGTCGTGGTCAACGGTGTCGCCAAGACGTACGCGATGACCGGCTGGCGGGTGGGCTGGATCGTCGGCCCCAAGGACGTGGTGAAGGCCGCGACCAACCTCCAGTCGCACGCGACGTCCAACGTGGCGAACGTCTCCCAGGCCGCCGCGCTCGCCGCCCTCACCGGCAGCCTCGACGCGGTGGACGAGATGCGGGTCGCCTTCGACCGGCGCCGGGGCACCATCGTCCGGATGCTCAACGAGATCGACGGCGTGGTCTGCCCGGAGCCCGAGGGCGCCTTCTACGTGTACCCGTCGGTGAAGGCGCTGCTCGGCAAGGAGATCCGCGGCAAGCGCCCCGAGAGCTCGGTCGACCTCGCCACCCTGATCCTGGAAGAGGCCGAGGTCGCGGTCGTACCGGGTGAGGCCTTCGGTACGCCGGGATATCTGCGGCTGTCGTACGCGCTCGGTGACGAGGACCTGGTCGAGGGTGTGGCCCGGCTCCAGAAGCTGCTGGCCGAGGCCCGCGACTGA
- the rplL gene encoding 50S ribosomal protein L7/L12: MAKLSQDDLLEQFENLTLIELADFVKAFEEKFDVKAAAPVAVAAAGGAAGAAVEAEAEQDEFDVILTGAGEKKIQVIKVVRELTSLGLKEAKDLVDGAPKPVLEKVAKEAAEKAAESLKGAGASVEVK, encoded by the coding sequence ATGGCGAAGCTGTCCCAGGACGACCTGCTCGAGCAGTTCGAGAACCTGACCCTCATCGAGCTTGCCGACTTCGTGAAGGCGTTCGAGGAGAAGTTCGACGTCAAGGCCGCCGCCCCGGTCGCCGTCGCCGCCGCCGGCGGTGCCGCCGGTGCCGCTGTCGAGGCCGAGGCCGAGCAGGACGAGTTCGACGTCATCCTCACGGGTGCCGGCGAGAAGAAGATCCAGGTCATCAAGGTCGTGCGTGAGCTGACCTCGCTGGGCCTCAAGGAGGCCAAGGACCTCGTGGACGGCGCCCCGAAGCCCGTCCTGGAGAAGGTCGCCAAGGAGGCCGCCGAGAAGGCTGCCGAGTCCCTCAAGGGCGCCGGCGCCTCCGTCGAGGTCAAGTGA
- a CDS encoding TetR/AcrR family transcriptional regulator has product MKPARARILDAAAELMATIGLARATTKEIARAAGCSEAALYKYFAGKEDLFLHVLDERLPRLGPLLGELAKRPADGETGGAGGARSVEENLIEVVRQAALFYEATFAIAASLFAEPALLRRHAEGVRALGAGPHIPLRSLAAYLRNEREAGRIRPDADPDAAATLLLGACQQRAFLRSFPDGEPVAPVEEFAPTLVRAALLGLAPGT; this is encoded by the coding sequence ATGAAGCCCGCGCGGGCCCGCATCCTCGACGCCGCCGCCGAGCTGATGGCCACCATCGGCCTGGCCCGCGCCACCACCAAGGAGATCGCCCGAGCGGCCGGCTGCTCGGAGGCGGCCCTCTACAAGTACTTCGCCGGCAAGGAAGACCTCTTCCTGCACGTACTGGACGAGCGGCTGCCCCGGCTCGGCCCGCTCCTCGGCGAACTCGCGAAGCGCCCCGCCGACGGGGAAACGGGCGGGGCGGGGGGCGCACGGAGCGTCGAGGAGAACCTGATCGAGGTCGTCCGCCAGGCCGCCCTCTTCTACGAGGCCACCTTCGCGATCGCCGCCTCACTCTTCGCCGAACCGGCCCTGCTGCGCCGCCACGCCGAGGGCGTACGCGCACTGGGTGCCGGCCCGCACATCCCGCTGCGCTCCCTCGCCGCCTATCTGCGCAACGAGCGCGAGGCGGGCCGGATCCGCCCCGACGCCGATCCCGACGCCGCCGCCACGCTGCTGCTCGGCGCGTGCCAGCAGCGGGCGTTCCTGCGCAGCTTCCCCGACGGCGAACCGGTCGCCCCCGTCGAGGAGTTCGCCCCCACGCTGGTCCGCGCGGCGCTCCTGGGCCTCGCCCCCGGGACCTGA
- the secE gene encoding preprotein translocase subunit SecE, whose amino-acid sequence MTDAVGSIDKPDADDDETAESGKKTRKGGKRGKKGPLGRLALFYRQIVAELRKVVWPTRNQLTTYTTVVIVFVVVMIGLVTVMDYGFQRVVKYVFG is encoded by the coding sequence GTGACGGACGCCGTGGGCTCCATCGACAAGCCTGATGCTGACGATGACGAGACCGCAGAGTCGGGCAAGAAGACCCGCAAGGGTGGCAAGCGCGGCAAGAAGGGCCCCCTGGGCCGTCTCGCGCTCTTCTACCGTCAGATCGTCGCGGAGCTGCGCAAGGTCGTCTGGCCGACTCGCAACCAGCTGACGACCTACACGACTGTCGTGATCGTCTTCGTCGTCGTCATGATCGGTCTGGTGACCGTTATGGACTACGGCTTCCAGAGAGTAGTCAAGTACGTCTTCGGCTAG
- the rplJ gene encoding 50S ribosomal protein L10 — protein sequence MARPDKAAAVAELTEQFRSSNAAVLTEYRGLTVAQLKELRRSLGANAQYAVVKNTLTKIAANEAGINTLDDLFAGPTAVAFVTGDPVESAKGLRDFAKDNPNLVIKGGVLDGKVLSADEFKKLADLESREVLLAKVAGGIKASMAKAAATFQAPLSEFVRTADALRAKREAEQGGAGTPAPAEADAE from the coding sequence ATGGCAAGGCCCGACAAGGCTGCCGCGGTGGCCGAGCTGACGGAACAGTTCCGCAGCTCGAACGCCGCAGTGCTGACCGAGTACCGGGGTCTCACCGTGGCGCAGCTCAAGGAGCTGCGCCGTTCCCTCGGTGCGAACGCCCAGTACGCCGTGGTGAAGAACACGCTGACCAAGATCGCGGCCAACGAGGCCGGGATCAACACGCTGGACGACCTGTTCGCGGGTCCGACGGCGGTTGCCTTCGTCACCGGTGACCCGGTGGAGTCGGCGAAGGGTCTTCGTGACTTCGCCAAGGACAACCCGAACCTCGTCATCAAGGGCGGTGTCCTTGACGGCAAGGTGCTCAGCGCCGACGAGTTCAAGAAGCTCGCGGACCTCGAGTCGCGCGAGGTGCTGCTCGCCAAGGTGGCCGGTGGAATCAAGGCGTCGATGGCCAAGGCCGCGGCGACATTCCAGGCCCCGCTGTCGGAGTTCGTCCGCACCGCGGACGCCCTTCGCGCCAAGCGTGAGGCCGAGCAGGGCGGTGCCGGTACGCCGGCTCCCGCCGAGGCCGACGCCGAGTAG
- the rplA gene encoding 50S ribosomal protein L1 has product MKRSKALRGADAKIDAERNYPPLEAVRLAKDTNTTKFDGTVEVAMRLGVDPRKADQMVRGTVNLPHGTGKTARVLVFATGDRAEAARAAGADIVGSDELIEEVQKGRLDFDAVVATPDLMGKVGRLGRVLGPRGLMPNPKTGTVTPDVTKAVTDIKGGKIEFRVDKHSNLHFIIGKVSFDETKLVENYAAALEEILRLKPSAAKGRYIKKATLATTMGPGIPLDANRTRNLLVEEDPASV; this is encoded by the coding sequence GTGAAGCGCAGCAAGGCACTCCGCGGCGCGGACGCGAAGATCGACGCGGAGCGTAACTACCCTCCGCTCGAAGCCGTCCGTCTGGCCAAGGACACCAACACCACCAAGTTCGACGGCACCGTCGAGGTCGCCATGCGTCTGGGTGTCGACCCGCGCAAGGCGGACCAGATGGTCCGTGGCACCGTGAACCTTCCGCACGGCACCGGCAAGACCGCCCGGGTCCTGGTCTTCGCGACCGGTGACCGTGCCGAGGCAGCGCGTGCCGCGGGCGCCGACATCGTCGGCTCCGACGAACTGATCGAAGAGGTCCAGAAGGGCCGTCTCGACTTCGACGCCGTCGTCGCCACCCCGGACCTCATGGGCAAGGTCGGCCGGCTCGGCCGCGTCCTCGGCCCGCGTGGTCTGATGCCGAACCCGAAGACCGGCACCGTCACCCCCGATGTCACCAAGGCCGTGACCGACATCAAGGGCGGCAAGATCGAGTTCCGCGTCGACAAGCACTCGAACCTGCACTTCATCATCGGCAAGGTCTCCTTCGACGAGACGAAGCTGGTCGAGAACTACGCCGCGGCGCTGGAGGAGATCCTCCGTCTCAAGCCGTCCGCCGCGAAGGGCCGTTACATCAAGAAGGCGACCCTGGCGACGACGATGGGCCCCGGTATTCCGCTGGACGCCAACCGCACCCGTAACCTCCTCGTCGAGGAGGACCCGGCCTCCGTCTGA
- a CDS encoding UDP-N-acetylmuramate dehydrogenase — translation MQELHDAPLAPLTTFRLGGPATRLITATTDEEVVAAVREADDAGTPLLVIGGGSNLVIGDKGFEGTALRIATRGFDLSGTALELAAGETWTDAVARTVEAGLAGVECLAGIPGSAGATPIQNVGAYGQEVSSTITEVVAYDRTTRETLTLTNAECAFSYRHSRFKEHPERYVVLRVRFGLEDADGLSAPLKYAETARALGVEPGDRVPAATARRTVLELRAGKGMVLDPADHDTWSAGSFFTNPILDDAQFAAFLARVFERLGADVAPPAFPAGDGRTKTSAAWLIDRAGFTKGYGAGPARISTKHTLALTNRGDATTEDLLALAREVVAGVHEAFGITLVNEPVTVGVSL, via the coding sequence GCCCCCCTCGCCCCCCTGACCACCTTCCGCCTCGGCGGCCCCGCCACCCGGCTGATCACCGCGACCACCGACGAAGAGGTCGTGGCGGCCGTGCGCGAGGCGGACGACGCGGGTACACCGCTCCTGGTCATCGGCGGCGGCAGCAATCTGGTCATCGGCGATAAGGGCTTCGAGGGCACCGCCCTGCGGATCGCGACACGCGGCTTCGACCTCTCCGGTACGGCGCTGGAACTGGCCGCCGGCGAGACCTGGACCGACGCCGTCGCCCGTACCGTCGAGGCCGGTCTCGCGGGCGTCGAGTGCCTCGCCGGCATCCCCGGCTCGGCCGGCGCCACCCCGATCCAGAACGTGGGCGCGTACGGCCAGGAGGTGTCCAGCACCATCACCGAGGTCGTCGCCTACGACCGGACCACCCGCGAGACCCTGACCCTCACCAACGCCGAGTGCGCGTTCTCCTACCGCCACAGCCGCTTCAAGGAGCACCCCGAGCGCTATGTCGTGCTGCGCGTGCGGTTCGGGCTGGAGGACGCGGACGGGCTCTCGGCCCCGCTCAAGTACGCCGAGACGGCGCGCGCCCTCGGTGTCGAGCCCGGCGACCGGGTCCCCGCCGCCACCGCCCGCAGGACCGTCCTCGAACTGCGCGCGGGCAAGGGCATGGTGCTCGACCCGGCGGACCACGACACCTGGTCGGCCGGCTCCTTCTTCACCAATCCGATCCTCGACGACGCCCAGTTCGCGGCGTTCCTCGCCCGCGTCTTCGAGCGGCTCGGCGCGGACGTCGCACCGCCCGCGTTCCCGGCGGGGGACGGCCGCACGAAGACCTCGGCGGCGTGGCTGATCGACCGCGCGGGCTTCACCAAGGGGTACGGCGCGGGCCCGGCGCGCATCTCCACCAAGCACACCCTCGCCCTGACCAACCGGGGCGACGCCACCACCGAGGACCTGCTCGCGCTCGCCCGCGAGGTCGTCGCGGGGGTACACGAGGCCTTCGGGATCACCCTGGTCAACGAGCCGGTGACGGTGGGCGTCAGCCTCTGA
- the nusG gene encoding transcription termination/antitermination protein NusG, producing the protein MSDPNLNDANEAVESRADETDIVEAADAVEPDQAEAADAEAGEPAEESALHVEDEDAADAAPKADDEDEAAEDGDDIELAEEPAAAPDPVAALREELRGLPGEWYVIHTYAGYEKRVKANLEQRAVSLNVEDFIYSAEVPEEEIVQIKNGERKNVRQNKLPGYVLVRMDLTNESWGVVRNTPGVTGFVGNAYDPYPLTLDEIVKMLAPEAEEKAAREAAEAEGKPAPSRKVEVQVLDFEVGDSVTVTDGPFATLQATINEINPDSKKVKGLVEIFGRETPVELSFDQIQKN; encoded by the coding sequence GTGTCTGACCCGAACCTGAACGACGCCAACGAGGCGGTCGAGTCCCGTGCGGACGAGACCGACATCGTGGAGGCGGCGGACGCTGTCGAGCCAGACCAGGCCGAAGCCGCTGACGCCGAGGCCGGCGAGCCGGCCGAGGAGTCCGCGCTGCACGTCGAGGACGAGGACGCCGCCGACGCCGCGCCCAAGGCCGATGACGAGGACGAGGCTGCCGAGGACGGCGACGACATCGAGCTCGCCGAGGAGCCCGCCGCCGCGCCCGACCCGGTCGCCGCGCTCCGCGAGGAGCTGCGCGGGCTGCCCGGCGAGTGGTACGTCATCCACACGTACGCGGGTTACGAGAAGCGTGTGAAGGCCAACCTGGAACAGCGCGCCGTCTCGCTCAACGTCGAGGACTTCATCTACTCGGCCGAGGTGCCCGAGGAAGAGATCGTCCAGATCAAGAACGGCGAGCGCAAGAACGTCCGCCAGAACAAGCTCCCGGGCTATGTCCTGGTGCGGATGGACCTGACGAACGAGTCCTGGGGCGTCGTACGGAACACCCCCGGTGTCACCGGCTTCGTCGGCAACGCCTACGACCCGTACCCGCTGACGCTGGACGAGATCGTCAAGATGCTCGCCCCCGAGGCCGAGGAGAAGGCCGCGCGCGAGGCGGCCGAGGCCGAGGGCAAGCCGGCTCCGTCCCGCAAGGTCGAGGTCCAGGTGCTGGACTTCGAGGTCGGCGACTCGGTCACCGTCACCGACGGCCCGTTCGCGACGCTCCAGGCGACGATCAACGAGATCAACCCCGACTCCAAGAAGGTCAAGGGCCTCGTCGAGATCTTCGGTCGCGAGACTCCGGTCGAGCTGAGCTTCGACCAGATCCAGAAGAACTGA
- a CDS encoding adenosine deaminase, whose protein sequence is MENVSGPPRDDSATRATRDIRLLPKAHLHLHFTGSMRPTTLLELADKYGVHLPDALTGGEPPELRATDERGWFRFQRLYDIARSCLRSAEDIQRLVREAAEEDVSDGSGWLEIQVDPTSYAPLLGGLIPALEIILDAVDAASRDTGLDIRVVVAANRMKHPLDARTLARLAVRYADRGVVGFGLSNDERRGMARDFDRAFAIAREGGLLAAPHGGELSGPSSVRDCLDDLRASRVGHGVRAAEDPRLLRKLAERGVTCEVCPASNVALGVYEKPADVPLRTLFDAGVPMALGADDPLLFGSRLAAQYELVRKHHGFTDGELAELARQSVRGSAAPAGTQEKLLAGIDGWLLDG, encoded by the coding sequence ATGGAGAACGTTTCCGGCCCCCCGCGTGACGACAGCGCCACCCGCGCCACCCGTGACATCCGCCTGTTGCCGAAGGCCCACCTGCATCTGCACTTCACCGGCTCGATGCGGCCGACGACGCTGCTGGAGCTGGCCGACAAGTACGGCGTCCACCTCCCGGACGCCCTCACCGGCGGCGAGCCGCCCGAACTGCGCGCGACCGACGAACGCGGCTGGTTCCGCTTCCAGCGGCTCTACGACATCGCCCGGTCCTGTCTGCGCTCCGCCGAGGACATCCAGCGGCTGGTGCGCGAGGCCGCCGAGGAGGACGTCAGCGACGGCTCCGGCTGGCTGGAGATACAGGTCGACCCCACCTCCTACGCCCCGCTGCTCGGCGGGCTGATCCCGGCGCTGGAGATCATCCTGGACGCCGTGGACGCGGCGTCCAGGGACACCGGGCTCGACATACGGGTCGTGGTCGCGGCGAACCGGATGAAGCACCCCCTGGACGCCCGCACGCTGGCGCGGCTCGCCGTGCGGTACGCGGACCGGGGCGTCGTCGGGTTCGGTCTGTCGAACGACGAACGCCGGGGCATGGCACGGGACTTCGACCGGGCCTTCGCGATCGCCAGGGAGGGCGGGCTGCTCGCGGCGCCGCACGGCGGTGAGCTGAGCGGGCCCTCGTCCGTACGGGACTGTCTGGACGATCTGCGTGCGAGCCGGGTCGGGCACGGCGTACGGGCGGCCGAGGATCCGCGGCTGCTGCGCAAGCTGGCCGAGCGCGGGGTGACCTGTGAGGTGTGCCCGGCGTCGAACGTGGCGCTGGGCGTGTACGAGAAGCCCGCCGACGTACCCCTGCGGACCCTGTTCGACGCCGGGGTGCCGATGGCGCTGGGCGCCGACGACCCGCTGCTGTTCGGTTCGCGGCTGGCGGCGCAGTACGAACTGGTGCGCAAGCACCACGGGTTCACGGACGGAGAGCTGGCCGAGCTGGCCCGTCAGTCCGTACGGGGCTCGGCGGCGCCTGCCGGGACACAGGAGAAACTGCTGGCGGGGATCGACGGCTGGCTGCTGGACGGCTGA
- a CDS encoding NAD(P)H-binding protein, whose translation MKLTVFGATGGVGREIVRQGLAAGHQVTAVVRDPARLEVTGDRLEVFTATAFDDPESLRPAVAGRDAVLSGVGPRGRKDAGLAAPVTRSILRAMDAQGVRRVVVVSAAPLGPVPRDEPLAGKLALGVVRIVFKPVYDDLARMEEELARSGAHWTSVRPPQLVDAPVTGVYRTVADGNPRAGRRIGRGDVAHAMLATVDDPALVKRAVGVAY comes from the coding sequence ATGAAGCTCACCGTTTTCGGTGCGACCGGGGGCGTCGGCCGGGAGATCGTCCGGCAGGGGCTGGCGGCGGGACATCAGGTCACGGCGGTGGTGCGGGACCCGGCGCGGCTGGAGGTCACCGGCGACCGCCTGGAGGTGTTCACCGCGACCGCGTTCGACGACCCGGAGTCACTGCGGCCCGCCGTGGCCGGGCGGGACGCGGTGCTGTCGGGCGTCGGTCCGCGCGGGCGCAAGGACGCGGGGCTCGCGGCGCCCGTGACCCGCTCGATCCTGCGGGCGATGGACGCGCAGGGGGTGCGCCGCGTCGTCGTGGTGAGCGCGGCCCCGCTCGGTCCCGTACCGCGCGACGAGCCCCTGGCCGGGAAGCTCGCCCTGGGCGTCGTGAGGATCGTGTTCAAGCCCGTCTACGACGATCTCGCCCGTATGGAGGAGGAGCTGGCACGCAGCGGGGCGCACTGGACCTCCGTGCGGCCGCCCCAGCTCGTGGACGCGCCGGTGACCGGCGTCTACCGGACGGTGGCCGACGGGAACCCGCGGGCGGGGAGAAGGATCGGCCGGGGCGACGTGGCGCACGCGATGCTGGCGACGGTGGACGATCCGGCGCTGGTGAAGCGGGCGGTGGGGGTCGCGTACTGA
- the rplK gene encoding 50S ribosomal protein L11 has protein sequence MPPKKKKVTGLIKLQIQAGAANPAPPVGPALGQHGVNIMEFCKAYNAATESQRGMVVPVEITVYEDRSFTFITKTPPAAKLILKAAGVDKGSGEPHVKKVAKLTREQVRDIATTKMPDLNANDLDAAEKIISGTARSMGITVEG, from the coding sequence ATGCCTCCCAAGAAGAAGAAGGTCACGGGGCTCATCAAGCTCCAGATCCAGGCCGGCGCGGCCAACCCGGCTCCGCCGGTCGGTCCCGCGCTGGGCCAGCACGGCGTCAACATCATGGAGTTCTGCAAGGCCTACAACGCCGCGACCGAGTCGCAGCGTGGCATGGTCGTGCCGGTGGAGATCACGGTCTACGAGGACCGCTCCTTCACCTTCATCACCAAGACTCCGCCGGCCGCGAAGCTGATCCTCAAGGCCGCGGGTGTGGACAAGGGCTCCGGCGAGCCGCACGTCAAGAAGGTCGCCAAGCTCACGCGTGAGCAGGTCCGTGACATCGCCACGACCAAGATGCCCGACCTGAACGCCAACGACCTGGACGCCGCCGAGAAGATCATCTCCGGCACCGCCCGTTCGATGGGCATCACGGTCGAGGGCTGA